ACTAAACTGTTAAGAGAGGAAAAGAAGAGTTTGCAAGGAAGACTTTCAGAGCTCACTGATCAGCTTTCCGCCCTTCAAAGAAGTTATGAAGGTAGAGAGAAGGAGGCTTCTACTCAAATTCTGGCTTTAAATGCACAAGTTCAGAATCTGCAGCAGGAGTTACATGATTTACAGTCACAAAGAAGTCAGCAGGAACAACACAACAAAAAATTGACAACCAAGCTTGCAAATCAGGAGAGTATCCTGAAGGAACAAGAGGAAACTATCAACAGACTGACTGATGAATCCAGAGAAGTGAATCGTCGGATGTCCGGGTCCAAGATTAATCTTCAAGTTGCAGAAAGGAGAATGTCAGAGTTGGCAGAAGAATTTCGGAAGACATTTGAAGATAACATCCGGGTATTGAACAGAAGAATCCTGGTTGCGGAACAACTACATAATGAAAACAAAGAGAGTTATAAGAAGACAAAAGAGAGGCTGGAGGAAGAATATAGCATGATGGAGAAAAAGATTGCAACTCATGAAATTGAATTGAGAAAGCTGAGAGATGTCTTCCAACCAGGAAGCAAATCATTGCCAGAATTGAACTCAGCAGCTGGGAATTTTGAGGGGAATGGGGACTTACTGAGCCGCATTTCCGAAATTTCCACTGATCTTGTTTTTGCAAAGAATTGGGTCACTGATACATTACATGAGAAGAATAAATTGCAGAAAGAAGTGAAATGTCTAGCTGAAAAGCTAGATGACAAGGAGGAACAAGAATCTCTTTTGAAGGATAAGGTATTGAAGTTAGAAGCCAATCTGGAAACGCAAGGTGGGGAGAAGATGAATTTGTTAAAAACTGTGAGCCAACTTGAGAGACTGTTAGAAGAACTAAAGGGCAAAATAGAAGCTAAAGAAGAAAGGTTGTCGAGTCTTGCAGAGGAGAAGAGGGAGGCGATAAGGCAGCTCTGTGCTGCTATTGATTCTATCCGCTGCGACTACAATCATCTCAGGCATGAAATCTCCAAGAAGACTcttcaaaccaaaaaataaaaaaaaaattcttataaaaatattgaatagaTCACTTCTTTATTCATTTAACAGGGAGCATTTTGTTATAGTCAATGTTTTGGAACCGGTTCGGTGCAGTCCAACCAACGATCAAACTTATTAACTgtttagaaataatatttaaaataattttgtataaattatttttaaatatataatattaaatattttaatattaatgtcaatttagtttaataatatatatttaaaaaatattttttttatattgattatattaaacttaattttttacctgattaaaaataaaaacttaatattgattatatttttaaataaaaaattaaaaataaaagtgaatttAGTTTCATTTcatacaaatattatttcagTATCAATAATGAGGGCTAAGGTTCGATATGTCGGCACACAAAGAAAAGTTGAATGATAAATTaaagttagattcgaatcgaatttaaatatgagtttactcaaatttaattaaaatattatcaacagGATAAATAACCCTAGTAGTGAAATAAATAGTATAGTCAATaggataaatattattatcgattggataaataatattattgaaaaagaattcaaaataaatttgaattaaattcaaactaaactataaaattaaaacttcaaCTTGATTTTGATTCGGATTAAACTGAATACTAATTTAAATTGATGTATATGGATTCGAACCTATTCCTATTATAAACCAATAAATTTGAGCCAATTCAACGGCGATTCATCCTAATTCAATGCCCATACTAAGTTTTATATCATGCGCCGAACGGTGTGAGTAAGTACAGATTTTTCCACGCACATTGATGAGTCgtaaattcataaaattgaaTGGATAAAAAAGCATGTGAAAAGTCAACTCAATAAATACAGTGTTatttaattaagaatattaattatttaatgatatatatttaatatttatttatttatatatttaaaataaatatatataatttttttataatttataattaaatattattttatttttaatagataattacAACTATAAAATAGCTTTCCATTGCAGCTACATGCAGTAGGATTTGTTTTCAAGATATCAAAATTTTGGCAAATTTGTCTGGCTAAGGCCTAGGGTACACTCCATATAGGTATAGCTGAAAGgaatttatgatgtaatttaaTGAGATGCCCCATCATTTAtggtttaaaaatcaaattggaTTGACGGACTGATGGAATTGACATGATCAAAATCTGGAATTACATTAAATTAACTTGAGGTTAAATCTACGTTTGAATTCGAGCCAAATCAAGCTCAATTCGTAGTCAATTTGAGCTCAGTTTAGTTCATATATAGAtagtttgagttcgattcgaACTCTACTCTAGCTCAGTTCAGCTcgaatttgattcgattcggttcaactcatttttcattatcaaaacaatattatttttaatatatattaatcaaaacgatatcgtttgtataaaaaatttttaaaaaaatctatcgagtCAGCTTGAGCCAAGCAAAGCCTGGCTCGTTTCAGGTTCGAGTTGGCTCGGCTTGATTCCAACCCTAGttaaatcatacaaattttaatgggttgctttcaactttcaaattaatTCGATCTAATCATTATGCGAACACCAACATATTGTTTagatttgttttaatatttatttaatatattttaaattcaattttgtttgattatatatcaacataatttttatttattttattataacgtTAGACTAGTTTGAGAGTggaaaaagttataatttctaTGGcgcaaatcaaaatcaaaatcaaaatttgtaatttcaaaGCCTTTTGAGGCTTCAGCCAAAACCAAACTCTAGTGGCTCGACTTTAGTTGAGTTTAGCAATGATTTGTTTGACTTGTTGgagttagggttggatttgagtcaagtgAGCTTGACTCGGTTCATATagttgagttcaaactcatgaataagtttaaattcgattcgaattcatctcagctcattttttgttattaaaacgatgtcgttttaatatatattggtcaaaacgatatcgttttgtattaaaatttttaattataaaatctgaCGAATAGCTCGAGTTGGTTAGGGCTAACTCGTTTTGGGCTCATCCGAACCGAGCtgactcgattcgaatccaaccctaattggAGTCC
This sequence is a window from Mangifera indica cultivar Alphonso chromosome 20, CATAS_Mindica_2.1, whole genome shotgun sequence. Protein-coding genes within it:
- the LOC123204754 gene encoding COP1-interactive protein 1-like, with the protein product MAGSERGIKVQVEKILQLLNSKEQEKDDGSTSDSETDSKLVGLIEGIHNHYQSLYTRNRSRKERQASASSTSSSDSDYHSSEDFESNNGMLRNGQQEMSATEENEASDSENLEPLRKTQASEEGQISGIKLELEALRAQKIDLESQCAKKTSEAKQLEKENEGLQKKLKDNENDLVSKIEDLKAQVSRLQMEVDSSRASEKKSTGLVNGLRDQVNLMQRDLITLTRQKSELELLLQEKNKEISEYQIQIKNLKDEQNHVTAVGQRMLKEKESYLVRVKDLVLELESLSSQKNKLEEQLDTKLHDTKLLREEKKSLQGRLSELTDQLSALQRSYEGREKEASTQILALNAQVQNLQQELHDLQSQRSQQEQHNKKLTTKLANQESILKEQEETINRLTDESREVNRRMSGSKINLQVAERRMSELAEEFRKTFEDNIRVLNRRILVAEQLHNENKESYKKTKERLEEEYSMMEKKIATHEIELRKLRDVFQPGSKSLPELNSAAGNFEGNGDLLSRISEISTDLVFAKNWVTDTLHEKNKLQKEVKCLAEKLDDKEEQESLLKDKVLKLEANLETQGGEKMNLLKTVSQLERLLEELKGKIEAKEERLSSLAEEKREAIRQLCAAIDSIRCDYNHLRHEISKKTLQTKK